The following coding sequences lie in one Stenotrophomonas rhizophila genomic window:
- the hrpA gene encoding ATP-dependent RNA helicase HrpA, translated as MSTIDKQSASRLRQQRAAIDAGMSRDRGRLLGLLSRCQSKPNDAGVAAAFEQALQTSVQRRESRARHQPSISLDDSLPIAREAERITALIRDHQVVVIAGETGSGKTTQLPKLCLAAGRGVAGMIGCTQPRRIAARAVATRVAQELKSELGTVVGYQVRFTDRVGDDTRIKFMTDGILLAEISSDRYLSQYDTLIVDEAHERSLNIDFLLGYLKQLLHKRPDLKLIVTSATIDTSRFAEHFNDAPVISVEGRTFPVEVRYRPLEGEGGGDKEGGRDGERTVNEAIVAAVDEITRIDPRGDILMFFPGEREIRDAHQALERRKYRETEVLPLYARLSVKDQDEVFNPGSKRRIVLATNVAETSLTVPRIRYVVDPGLARVKRYSPRQKLDRLHIEPVSQASANQRKGRCGRVSEGICYRLYSEADFQSRDAFTDPEIRRSSLSGVILRMLQLGLGRIEDFPFLEAPDERAIADGWQQLGELGAVDDQRRLTPVGRQMARLPVDVKLARMLVAAQAQGCLRPMLVIASFLGIQDPRERPPEARGAADAAHALFADGRSEFVGVLRLWDGYRQAHEDLTQSKLRGWCERHFLGFLRMREWRELHRQLRVLCEELGWTEEPAASALDPLLAGSSAPAPARDDEAKAKVTRGQQHRAARLAREGKSEPAAPAPATAPVVEGREARSAFSEKVRAAAYQTLHRALIAGLPTQIGHRSDKGDFLAPRQRRFLPFPGSVLAKRPPPWLLTATLLDTQKIWGLTNAAIEPDWVIAELPHLLLRKHFDPHWSRAQGQVLASEQISLFGLVLAPKKPVHYGRIAPGEAHDIFVRQGLVTGEINTRASVIADNLTVLEQAREEEAKLRRAGIVADEAWQARWYLDRVPSEIHSATALDTWWKGLTPEKRHGLAWSLADLLPGEGSDAERYPKYLPLGDARLALHYRFEPGSDDDGVSLDVPLHLLNALDAARLSWLAPGFVADKASALIRSLPKAMRRNYVPAPDFGRAFAEAFPDPSADDIRGELARFLSRATGAQVAATDFDLAALDTHLHMNLRLFDAQGKLLASARDLDALRARFGGQAGEAFAARAGRALAVEGLRDFPATPIPVQVPGEAGVPAYPALVDTGESAALRIFADRNEAAEQHPHGVRRLFDIALADKAKQARKQLPVPPKTGLLYAAIESQERLRGDLVDAALNAVLADGLGDIRDPAAFAQRRDAAGKGLFAEAMARLKLAENILAHVAELKPSLQSTLMGWARGNLDDLEQQLAGLVHPGFLRDTPADALAQYPRYLRAMILRSERAKRDPPRDQARMLELRPFIDALDEAERRGLRQRPQWQALRWDLEELRVSLFAQELGAKTGISAKKLAQRMDALRQL; from the coding sequence ATGAGCACTATCGACAAACAATCTGCTTCCCGCCTGCGCCAACAGCGCGCCGCGATCGACGCTGGCATGAGCCGTGACCGTGGTCGCCTGCTCGGCCTGCTCTCGCGCTGCCAGTCCAAGCCCAACGATGCAGGCGTGGCCGCCGCGTTCGAACAGGCCCTGCAGACATCGGTGCAGCGGCGCGAAAGCCGCGCCCGGCACCAGCCGTCGATCAGTCTGGACGACAGCCTGCCCATTGCGCGTGAAGCCGAGCGCATCACCGCCCTGATCCGCGACCACCAGGTCGTGGTGATCGCCGGTGAAACCGGCTCGGGCAAGACCACCCAGCTGCCCAAGCTGTGCCTGGCCGCCGGTCGCGGCGTGGCCGGCATGATCGGCTGCACCCAGCCGCGACGGATTGCCGCACGTGCGGTGGCCACCCGCGTCGCGCAGGAGCTGAAATCCGAACTGGGCACGGTGGTGGGCTACCAGGTGCGCTTCACCGATCGCGTCGGCGACGACACCCGCATCAAGTTCATGACCGACGGCATCCTGCTGGCTGAAATCAGCAGCGACCGCTATCTGTCCCAGTACGACACCCTCATTGTCGACGAGGCGCACGAGCGCAGTCTCAACATCGACTTCCTGCTGGGCTATCTCAAGCAGCTGCTGCACAAGCGCCCCGACCTGAAGCTGATCGTCACCTCGGCGACCATCGACACCTCGCGCTTCGCCGAGCATTTCAACGATGCGCCGGTGATCAGCGTCGAAGGCCGTACCTTCCCGGTGGAGGTGCGCTACCGCCCGCTGGAAGGCGAGGGCGGGGGTGACAAGGAGGGCGGGCGCGATGGCGAGCGCACCGTCAACGAGGCCATCGTGGCCGCGGTGGACGAGATCACCCGCATTGATCCGCGCGGCGACATCCTGATGTTCTTCCCCGGCGAACGCGAGATCCGCGACGCGCACCAGGCGCTGGAACGGCGCAAGTACCGCGAAACCGAGGTGCTGCCGCTGTATGCGCGGCTGTCGGTGAAGGACCAGGACGAAGTCTTCAACCCCGGCAGCAAGCGCCGCATCGTGCTGGCCACCAACGTGGCCGAAACCTCGCTGACGGTGCCGCGTATCCGCTACGTGGTCGATCCCGGCCTGGCCCGGGTCAAGCGCTACAGCCCGCGCCAGAAACTGGACCGGCTGCATATCGAACCGGTGTCGCAGGCCAGCGCCAACCAGCGCAAGGGCCGTTGCGGGCGCGTGTCCGAAGGCATCTGTTACCGGCTGTACTCGGAAGCCGATTTCCAGTCGCGCGATGCATTCACCGATCCGGAAATCCGCCGCTCCAGCCTGTCCGGGGTAATCCTGCGGATGCTGCAGCTGGGCCTGGGCCGGATCGAGGATTTCCCGTTCCTGGAGGCGCCCGATGAGCGCGCCATCGCCGACGGCTGGCAGCAGCTGGGCGAGCTGGGCGCGGTGGACGACCAGCGCCGGCTGACGCCGGTCGGGCGGCAGATGGCGCGGTTGCCAGTGGACGTCAAGCTGGCGCGGATGCTGGTGGCCGCGCAGGCCCAGGGCTGCCTGCGGCCGATGCTGGTGATCGCCTCGTTCCTGGGCATCCAGGACCCGCGCGAGCGCCCGCCGGAAGCCCGTGGCGCGGCCGATGCCGCGCACGCGCTGTTCGCCGATGGGCGGTCGGAATTCGTGGGCGTGCTGCGCCTGTGGGATGGCTACCGGCAGGCCCACGAGGACCTCACCCAGTCCAAGCTGCGGGGCTGGTGCGAGCGGCATTTCCTGGGCTTCCTGCGCATGCGCGAATGGCGCGAGCTGCATCGCCAGCTGCGCGTGCTGTGCGAGGAACTGGGCTGGACCGAAGAACCGGCCGCCAGTGCGCTGGACCCGTTGCTGGCCGGTTCGTCGGCGCCGGCCCCGGCGCGCGATGACGAAGCCAAGGCCAAGGTGACGCGCGGCCAGCAGCACCGCGCCGCGCGCCTGGCCCGCGAGGGCAAGAGCGAGCCGGCCGCCCCGGCGCCAGCCACTGCGCCGGTCGTGGAGGGCCGCGAGGCGCGCAGTGCCTTCAGCGAGAAGGTGCGTGCCGCGGCCTATCAGACCCTGCACCGTGCGCTGATTGCCGGGCTGCCCACGCAGATCGGCCATCGCAGCGACAAGGGCGATTTCCTTGCGCCGCGCCAGCGCCGCTTCCTGCCGTTCCCCGGCTCGGTGCTGGCCAAGCGGCCGCCCCCGTGGCTGCTCACCGCGACGCTGCTGGACACGCAGAAGATCTGGGGCCTCACCAACGCAGCGATCGAACCGGACTGGGTGATCGCCGAGTTGCCGCACCTGCTGCTGCGCAAACACTTCGACCCGCATTGGTCGCGTGCGCAGGGCCAGGTGCTGGCGTCGGAGCAGATCAGCCTGTTCGGGCTGGTGCTGGCACCGAAGAAGCCGGTGCACTACGGTCGCATCGCCCCCGGCGAGGCGCACGACATCTTCGTCCGCCAGGGTTTGGTGACCGGCGAGATCAACACCCGCGCCAGCGTCATCGCCGACAACCTCACCGTGCTCGAACAGGCGCGCGAGGAGGAGGCCAAGCTGCGCCGCGCCGGTATCGTCGCCGACGAAGCCTGGCAGGCGCGCTGGTACCTGGACCGGGTGCCGTCGGAGATCCACTCGGCCACCGCGCTGGATACCTGGTGGAAGGGCCTGACCCCGGAGAAACGCCATGGCCTGGCCTGGTCGCTGGCCGACCTGTTGCCCGGCGAAGGCAGCGATGCCGAGCGCTATCCCAAGTACCTGCCGCTGGGCGACGCACGTCTGGCGCTGCATTACCGCTTCGAGCCAGGCAGCGACGACGATGGCGTCAGCCTGGACGTGCCGCTGCACCTGCTCAACGCGCTCGATGCCGCGCGCCTGTCGTGGCTGGCCCCGGGCTTCGTCGCCGACAAGGCATCGGCGTTGATCCGCAGCCTGCCCAAGGCAATGCGTCGCAACTACGTGCCGGCGCCGGATTTCGGGCGTGCCTTTGCCGAAGCGTTCCCCGACCCGAGTGCCGACGACATCCGCGGCGAGCTGGCGCGGTTCCTGTCGCGGGCGACCGGTGCCCAGGTGGCGGCCACCGATTTCGACCTGGCTGCGCTGGACACCCACCTGCACATGAACCTGCGGTTGTTCGACGCGCAGGGCAAGCTGCTGGCCAGTGCCCGCGACCTGGATGCACTGCGCGCTCGCTTCGGCGGGCAGGCCGGCGAAGCGTTTGCCGCCCGCGCCGGGCGCGCGCTGGCGGTGGAAGGCCTGCGCGATTTCCCGGCCACGCCGATCCCGGTGCAGGTGCCCGGCGAAGCCGGCGTCCCCGCTTACCCGGCGCTGGTGGATACCGGCGAGAGTGCGGCGCTGCGGATCTTCGCCGACCGCAACGAAGCGGCCGAGCAGCACCCACACGGGGTCCGTCGCCTGTTCGACATTGCCCTGGCCGACAAGGCCAAGCAGGCACGCAAGCAGCTGCCCGTGCCGCCCAAGACCGGGCTGCTGTACGCCGCGATCGAATCACAGGAGCGCCTGCGTGGCGACCTGGTGGATGCCGCCTTGAACGCGGTGCTGGCCGACGGCCTGGGCGATATCCGCGACCCGGCCGCCTTTGCACAGCGCCGCGATGCGGCCGGCAAGGGGTTGTTCGCCGAGGCGATGGCGCGGCTGAAGCTGGCCGAGAACATTCTGGCCCACGTGGCCGAGCTCAAGCCGTCGCTGCAGTCCACGCTGATGGGCTGGGCGCGCGGCAACCTGGACGACCTGGAGCAGCAGCTGGCCGGGTTGGTCCACCCCGGGTTCCTGCGGGATACCCCGGCCGATGCACTGGCCCAGTATCCGCGCTACCTGCGCGCGATGATCCTGCGCAGCGAACGGGCCAAGCGCGACCCACCGCGTGACCAGGCACGCATGCTGGAACTGCGGCCGTTCATCGACGCATTGGACGAGGCCGAGCGCCGCGGTCTGCGCCAACGCCCGCAGTGGCAGGCGCTGCGTTGGGACCTGGAGGAACTGCGGGTGTCGTTGTTCGCGCAGGAACTGGGGGCCAAGACCGGCATTTCGGCCAAGAAGCTGGCGCAGCGGATGGACGCATTGCGCCAGCTCTGA
- a CDS encoding RelA/SpoT family protein — protein sequence MNRASVPGLDALLNRPSAASLPPALREALLQRWQLPDADAQMHSSWSVLADTLDALALLSADESALLATLLFDLPGLRAGLDTLPLGTLKPAVAGLLDGQDAADQVWALHAGRDAGRNSEGLRRLLLSIIQDLRVVPILLARQLARMRGADRLPEEERRALAQLTRDIHAPLANRLGIWQLKWELEDLAFRHLEPDTYRRIAREVDETRLARERYVETVKKVLSRELLAQGINAEVSGRPKHIYSIWRKMQKKKLAFEQLYDIRAVRVMVQDVAACYAALGVVHSLWAPVPSEFDDYIARPKANDYRSLHTAVIGPDGRTIEVQIRSHDMHAQAELGVAAHWRYKEGSKGAEKAFDRKITWMRQLLEHAQDSPAGELAGALDAELTEDRVYALSPKGEVMDLPQGATPLDFAYHVHTMVGHRCRGAKVNGRIVPLTYRLRSGDRVEILTSKEADPRRDWLLASNGFLASNRSREKVRGWFHKLDRARNVQAGRDLLDRELKRLGLQHADLAVAAKKFHADSVDDLYIQVALGDTGPNQVSRALLEAERAASQPAAPALPRPTARRDSLGKSKFTVQGVGNLLVQLARCCQPVAGEPIVGYLTRTRGVTVHRTDCAALARLSAASPQRILPVEWGQAGGGYEVDVVVDAVDRRWLLKDITNLIAQEDAYVLDIHSDNVRNSGRAHLRLRLKVSDYGQLSTLLGKLDALPGVSDARRLG from the coding sequence GTGAACCGCGCTTCTGTCCCCGGCCTGGATGCCTTGTTGAACCGACCCTCGGCGGCGTCGCTGCCGCCCGCCCTGCGCGAGGCGCTGCTGCAGCGCTGGCAGCTGCCCGATGCCGACGCGCAGATGCACTCCAGCTGGTCGGTGCTGGCCGATACGCTGGATGCGCTGGCGCTGCTGTCGGCCGATGAAAGCGCGCTGCTGGCCACGCTGCTGTTCGACCTGCCCGGGTTGCGCGCCGGGCTGGACACGCTGCCGCTGGGGACGCTGAAGCCGGCGGTGGCTGGCCTGCTGGACGGCCAGGATGCGGCCGACCAGGTCTGGGCGCTGCACGCCGGGCGCGATGCCGGGCGCAACAGCGAAGGCCTTCGCCGGCTGCTGTTGTCGATCATCCAGGACCTGCGGGTGGTGCCGATCCTGCTGGCGCGGCAACTGGCGCGCATGCGCGGCGCCGACCGCCTGCCCGAAGAAGAGCGCCGGGCACTTGCGCAGCTGACCCGTGACATCCATGCCCCGTTGGCCAACCGGTTGGGCATCTGGCAGCTCAAGTGGGAACTGGAAGACCTGGCCTTCCGCCACCTGGAACCGGACACCTACCGCCGCATCGCGCGCGAAGTGGACGAGACCCGGCTGGCGCGCGAGCGCTACGTCGAGACGGTCAAGAAGGTGCTGTCGCGCGAACTGCTCGCCCAGGGCATCAACGCGGAGGTCAGTGGCCGCCCGAAGCACATCTACAGCATCTGGCGGAAGATGCAGAAGAAGAAGCTCGCCTTCGAGCAGCTCTACGACATCCGCGCGGTGCGCGTGATGGTGCAGGACGTGGCCGCCTGCTACGCCGCGCTGGGCGTGGTGCATTCGCTGTGGGCGCCGGTGCCGAGCGAGTTTGACGATTACATCGCCCGGCCCAAGGCCAATGACTACCGCTCGCTGCATACGGCGGTGATCGGTCCGGACGGGCGCACCATCGAAGTGCAGATCCGCAGCCACGACATGCATGCCCAGGCCGAACTCGGCGTGGCCGCGCACTGGCGCTACAAGGAAGGCAGCAAGGGCGCGGAGAAGGCGTTCGACCGCAAGATCACCTGGATGCGGCAGCTGCTGGAACACGCCCAGGACAGCCCCGCCGGTGAACTGGCCGGTGCCCTGGATGCCGAGCTCACCGAAGACCGGGTGTACGCGCTCAGCCCCAAGGGCGAGGTGATGGATCTGCCGCAGGGCGCCACCCCGCTGGATTTCGCGTACCACGTGCACACCATGGTCGGGCACCGTTGCCGCGGGGCCAAGGTCAACGGCCGCATCGTGCCGCTGACCTACCGGCTGCGCAGCGGCGACCGCGTGGAAATCCTGACCTCCAAGGAAGCCGATCCACGCCGCGACTGGCTGCTGGCGTCCAACGGCTTCCTGGCCAGCAACCGTTCGCGCGAAAAGGTGCGCGGCTGGTTCCACAAGCTCGATCGCGCCCGCAATGTGCAGGCCGGTCGCGACCTGCTCGACCGCGAACTGAAGCGGCTTGGCCTGCAACATGCCGACCTCGCCGTGGCGGCGAAGAAATTCCATGCCGACAGCGTGGACGACCTGTACATCCAGGTGGCGCTGGGCGACACCGGCCCCAACCAGGTCAGCCGTGCGCTGCTGGAAGCCGAGCGCGCCGCCAGCCAGCCTGCTGCCCCGGCGTTGCCGCGCCCGACCGCGCGCCGCGACAGCCTGGGCAAGTCCAAATTCACGGTGCAGGGCGTGGGCAACCTGCTGGTGCAGCTGGCGCGCTGCTGCCAGCCGGTGGCCGGCGAACCGATCGTCGGCTACCTCACCCGCACCCGCGGCGTGACCGTGCACCGCACCGACTGCGCCGCGCTGGCGCGGTTGTCGGCGGCCAGCCCGCAGCGGATCCTGCCGGTGGAGTGGGGCCAGGCCGGCGGTGGCTATGAGGTGGACGTGGTGGTCGACGCGGTGGACCGCCGCTGGCTGCTCAAGGACATCACCAACCTGATCGCGCAGGAAGATGCCTACGTGCTGGATATCCACAGCGACAACGTGCGCAACAGCGGGCGCGCGCATCTGCGCCTGCGCCTGAAGGTCAGCGACTACGGCCAGCTCTCCACGCTGCTGGGCAAGCTGGATGCGCTGCCCGGTGTCAGCGATGCCCGGCGTCTAGGCTGA
- a CDS encoding glycosyltransferase family 2 protein, translating into MTLQDPAATHQNHPTRGQAAIPAADICAVIVTYAPEPALLAQVVASVQTQVGHVVVFDNGSPGIDVAAALAGVEAVTVVTSACNVGLAAALNRGIERARALGVGHVLLMDQDSVLHAGMVEILAQALAALSAHAPVAAVGPQFVDARSGKSAPFVRMGFPFNDKDYGGPGQTVSCDFLITSGSLMPLAALDRVGGMDESLFIDNVDMDWCFRAKAVGMELHGVCDAQMRHRLGEHLRASRFKPHGVVVHKPFRLYYIMRNRVRLYARPSTPRVWVAQDVPRLVLKFLGNSLFIAPRWIRLRFMCRGLWDALRGRGGPMPTP; encoded by the coding sequence ATGACCCTTCAAGATCCCGCTGCGACACATCAGAACCACCCGACCCGCGGGCAGGCGGCCATTCCCGCTGCAGACATCTGCGCGGTAATCGTCACCTATGCGCCGGAGCCGGCGCTGCTGGCGCAGGTCGTGGCCAGCGTGCAGACGCAGGTGGGACATGTGGTGGTATTCGACAACGGCAGCCCCGGCATCGATGTCGCTGCCGCGCTGGCTGGGGTGGAGGCGGTCACCGTGGTCACCTCGGCATGCAACGTGGGGCTGGCCGCTGCGCTGAACCGCGGCATCGAGCGCGCGCGCGCCCTGGGCGTCGGCCATGTGCTGTTGATGGACCAGGACAGCGTGCTCCATGCGGGCATGGTGGAGATCCTTGCGCAGGCCCTGGCCGCGCTGTCGGCGCACGCGCCGGTGGCCGCGGTCGGCCCCCAGTTCGTGGATGCGCGCAGCGGCAAGTCCGCCCCGTTCGTGCGCATGGGCTTTCCGTTCAACGACAAGGACTACGGCGGTCCCGGGCAGACCGTGTCGTGCGATTTCCTGATCACGTCCGGCTCGTTGATGCCGCTGGCCGCGCTCGACCGCGTTGGCGGAATGGACGAATCGCTGTTCATCGACAACGTCGACATGGACTGGTGCTTCCGGGCCAAGGCCGTCGGGATGGAGCTGCATGGCGTGTGCGACGCGCAGATGCGCCACCGTCTGGGTGAGCACCTGCGGGCGTCGCGGTTCAAGCCGCATGGGGTGGTCGTGCACAAGCCATTCCGGCTGTACTACATCATGCGCAACCGGGTGCGGCTGTACGCCCGCCCCAGTACCCCGCGGGTGTGGGTGGCCCAGGACGTGCCGCGGCTGGTGCTCAAGTTCCTCGGCAACAGCCTGTTCATTGCGCCGCGCTGGATTCGCCTGCGGTTCATGTGCCGGGGGCTGTGGGATGCCCTGCGTGGCCGCGGCGGTCCCATGCCAACGCCATAA
- the mrcB gene encoding penicillin-binding protein 1B, which produces MPRRYDTDDTDEFEDDTDSRGPLWRRRLITWGMAAVALSLGFLIPYTVYLNKQVTQRFGELRWQIPTRVYARPLALAPGVAMDASTLKTELAAAAYRDDGTGKSAATYQQEGGRFVIASRGYSDVDGPVAPRRVELSLSGGQIASLRDADSRKALKAARLDPARIATLYGQKQEERRLVRIEETPELLVTGLQAVEDKDFNRHHGIDLSGIARAIWVTVRSGGQSRQGASTLTQQLARSGLLGIGKEQTVTRKFNEVLYALIMEARYDKRTILEAYLNQVYLGQRGSQAIHGMSSGAEFWFGRDLSSLNTEHVALLIGLVKGPSYYDPRRNPERALDRRNFVLGKLHESQLIDDAEYQRALKAPLGVPKTPGLIAANRFPAYVDLVRRQLGHDYPESVLQGAGLSVMTGMAPSAQAYAEGAVTKTIKSLESKKRPELQAGMVLTDVHNGDVLAVVGSRDFAEPGFNRAIEAQRPVGSLLKPFVYLLALAQPDRYSLASWVDDSPVTVQLSRGRNWSPGNADNRSHGTVRLIDALAHSYNQATVRVGMQVGPERVTQLIHVLAGIKADPNPAVILGSTDQSPYAMAQLYQFLASGGEIQPLHAVRGVLDPQGKLMKRYDKSPAPAQEGDSIAANLISIGLQQVVASGTAQRLNADGLGRLQPAGKTGTTNDGRDSWYAGYTGDHLAVIWMGNDQNEQAGLYGATGSMRVWSSIFQRLPSAPLKVSSKGLDWQYVEASGTSSTDESCPGARRFPFVVGYAPAYAPCAPPPAALPEEEGGEGSTEGGGWRSWFGMGKKPEPAAEPAPAPATTPPAR; this is translated from the coding sequence GTGCCCCGACGCTACGATACCGACGACACCGACGAGTTCGAAGACGACACCGACAGCCGCGGCCCGCTGTGGCGGCGTCGGCTGATCACCTGGGGGATGGCCGCAGTCGCGCTGTCCCTGGGCTTCCTGATTCCCTATACGGTCTATCTGAACAAGCAGGTCACCCAACGTTTCGGTGAGCTGCGCTGGCAGATCCCGACCCGGGTGTATGCCCGCCCCCTGGCCTTGGCGCCGGGCGTGGCGATGGATGCCTCCACGCTCAAGACCGAGCTGGCCGCCGCGGCCTACCGCGATGACGGCACCGGAAAATCGGCCGCCACCTACCAGCAGGAAGGGGGCCGCTTCGTCATTGCCAGCCGTGGGTACAGCGACGTCGATGGCCCGGTGGCGCCGCGCCGCGTCGAGCTGAGCCTGTCCGGCGGGCAGATCGCTTCGCTGCGCGATGCCGACAGCCGCAAGGCACTCAAGGCCGCGCGTCTGGATCCGGCGCGTATCGCCACCCTGTACGGACAGAAGCAGGAAGAACGCCGGCTGGTGCGGATCGAGGAAACCCCCGAACTGCTGGTCACCGGCCTGCAGGCGGTGGAAGACAAGGATTTCAACCGCCACCACGGCATCGACCTGAGCGGCATCGCCCGCGCGATCTGGGTGACCGTGCGTTCCGGTGGCCAGAGCCGCCAGGGCGCGTCCACGCTGACCCAGCAGCTGGCCCGCAGCGGCCTGCTGGGCATCGGCAAGGAACAGACCGTCACCCGCAAGTTCAATGAAGTGCTGTACGCGCTGATCATGGAAGCGCGCTACGACAAGCGCACCATCTTGGAGGCCTATCTCAACCAGGTGTACCTGGGCCAGCGTGGCAGCCAGGCCATCCACGGCATGTCGTCCGGTGCCGAGTTCTGGTTTGGCCGCGACCTGTCCTCGCTCAACACCGAACATGTCGCGTTGCTGATTGGCCTGGTGAAAGGTCCGTCCTACTACGACCCGCGCCGCAATCCCGAGCGCGCGCTGGACCGCCGCAATTTCGTGCTGGGCAAGCTGCACGAAAGCCAGCTGATCGACGACGCCGAATACCAGCGTGCGCTGAAGGCGCCGCTGGGCGTGCCCAAGACCCCGGGCCTGATCGCCGCCAACCGGTTCCCGGCCTACGTGGACCTGGTGCGCCGCCAGCTGGGCCACGACTACCCCGAATCGGTGCTGCAGGGCGCCGGGCTGAGCGTGATGACCGGCATGGCGCCGTCGGCCCAGGCCTACGCCGAAGGTGCGGTCACCAAGACGATCAAGTCGCTGGAAAGCAAGAAGCGCCCCGAGCTGCAGGCCGGCATGGTGCTGACCGACGTGCACAACGGCGACGTGCTGGCCGTGGTGGGCAGCCGCGATTTCGCCGAGCCCGGCTTCAACCGTGCCATCGAGGCGCAGCGCCCGGTTGGCTCGCTGCTCAAGCCGTTCGTGTACCTGCTGGCACTGGCCCAGCCGGATCGCTATTCGCTGGCCAGCTGGGTGGACGATTCGCCGGTGACGGTGCAGCTGTCGCGTGGCCGCAACTGGTCGCCCGGCAACGCTGACAACCGCAGCCACGGCACCGTGCGCCTGATCGACGCGCTGGCCCATTCCTACAACCAGGCCACGGTCCGGGTAGGCATGCAGGTCGGCCCGGAGCGCGTGACCCAGCTGATCCACGTGCTGGCCGGGATCAAGGCCGACCCCAATCCGGCGGTCATCCTCGGCTCCACCGACCAGAGCCCGTATGCGATGGCCCAGCTGTATCAGTTCCTCGCCTCCGGCGGTGAGATCCAGCCGCTGCATGCTGTGCGTGGCGTGCTGGACCCGCAGGGCAAGCTGATGAAGCGCTACGACAAGTCGCCCGCACCGGCCCAGGAAGGTGACTCGATCGCCGCCAACCTGATCAGCATCGGCCTGCAGCAGGTGGTGGCCAGCGGCACCGCGCAACGCTTGAATGCCGACGGCCTGGGCCGCCTGCAGCCGGCCGGCAAGACCGGCACCACCAACGATGGCCGCGACAGCTGGTATGCCGGCTACACCGGCGACCACCTGGCTGTGATCTGGATGGGTAACGACCAGAACGAGCAGGCCGGGCTGTATGGCGCCACCGGTTCGATGCGCGTGTGGTCGAGCATTTTCCAGCGCCTGCCGAGCGCGCCGTTGAAGGTCAGCAGCAAGGGCCTGGACTGGCAGTACGTGGAAGCCAGCGGCACGTCCAGCACCGATGAGAGTTGCCCGGGCGCCCGGCGCTTCCCGTTCGTGGTGGGCTACGCACCGGCGTATGCGCCGTGTGCTCCGCCGCCGGCCGCCCTGCCTGAGGAAGAGGGCGGCGAAGGCAGCACCGAAGGCGGTGGCTGGCGCAGCTGGTTCGGCATGGGCAAGAAGCCGGAGCCCGCCGCAGAGCCGGCGCCGGCACCTGCCACCACTCCCCCCGCGCGATGA